One Thalassotalea sediminis DNA segment encodes these proteins:
- a CDS encoding substrate-binding periplasmic protein has translation MGLLIKIFTLLCLMFTTAVNSKNNDEFASIRVVGETLPPYTLSDGTGQQFDVVHAILTSMGANLDISTYPYKRAVALVESGKADMMVGMLKDEQYDLQYSELPHDVDVLLAIFSKANISKWQNVSSLQNKHITFIAGLSKPFKRYLPAMDFSMSEVDTRKQAVNKLLHGRTDYIVDSEGSFFTSYQRNTVSQGGNLTNKPVGYLQIHAAFSMSERGSKLKAHWDKTFCRFIRSEKAKNIYKKWQLMREYRISQQYFRDFCL, from the coding sequence GTGGGATTATTGATAAAAATATTTACTCTACTTTGCTTGATGTTTACCACAGCTGTGAACAGTAAAAATAATGATGAATTCGCATCGATTCGAGTGGTTGGTGAAACTTTACCTCCTTATACATTGTCTGATGGCACTGGCCAACAGTTTGATGTTGTTCATGCCATTTTAACGTCAATGGGGGCGAACCTTGATATTAGTACCTATCCATACAAAAGAGCTGTAGCTTTGGTGGAAAGTGGTAAGGCAGATATGATGGTAGGTATGTTGAAAGATGAACAATATGACCTCCAGTACTCTGAATTACCTCACGATGTTGACGTTTTGTTGGCTATTTTTTCTAAAGCTAATATAAGTAAGTGGCAGAATGTGTCGAGTCTACAAAACAAGCATATTACGTTTATTGCAGGGCTTTCTAAACCTTTTAAACGTTATTTGCCTGCGATGGATTTCTCAATGTCAGAAGTTGACACCAGAAAACAAGCAGTAAATAAACTTCTTCATGGGCGTACTGATTATATTGTTGACTCAGAAGGTTCTTTTTTTACCTCTTATCAGCGAAACACTGTTTCTCAAGGGGGAAATTTAACTAATAAACCCGTAGGTTATCTACAAATTCACGCCGCTTTTTCTATGTCAGAAAGAGGTTCGAAACTAAAGGCGCATTGGGATAAGACTTTTTGTCGCTTTATTCGAAGCGAAAAAGCTAAGAATATCTATAAGAAATGGCAACTCATGCGCGAATATAGAATCTCGCAACAATATTTTCGAGATTTCTGTTTGTAG